The window TGGCATTCAGCTCCCCAGGTCCAGATGGACGGTAAGCCGGGGAGGGGCGGCCAGGCCGCAAATTCTCACCAAAGCCCCCTGGTCCAGGCTGCCCTTTCGTTTCTCCACCGTCAGTACCGGCGGAATATCGGGTTATTTGAGGCTGCCCAGGACGTGGGGGTGAGCGAAGGCCATTTGGCCAGCCTGTTCAAGGCCGAGACCGGCATGACCTTCGTCCAAGCCCTGACCCAGTTCCGGATGGAACAGGCCTGTATCTACCTTCGGGATCCCCGGTTTCATGTCAGCGAGGTGGCCCAGCTATGCGGGTTTAATGATCCGGCATATTTTACCAGGGTGTTCAAACGCCATTATGGCCGGACACCCCGGGAATTCCGGGATCATCCGGGTTAATGGGGGCAAAATGCCTCAGGAAGCCGGGCACCGGCTATGCCGCAGATCCAGGAAACAAACTCCTGGAAGCCTAACTCCGTGGATACATAGGTCCAGGTTTGTATACCCAGGGCCTGGGCGGTTTCGGTGTTTTCCCGGCGGTCGTCAACGAATAGGCAGTCTTGAGGTTTCCAACCCTCGGTGTCGAGAATGTGGGTGTAGAAACGGGGATCAGGTTTGGTTATCCCTATGAGGTGGCTTGCGTAGACCTGGTGGAAGCTGTCGTAATCGCCCCGGTTCCGGTGGATGCGGTAATGGCTCTCCAAGGTGTTCGTTCCGCAGACAACCCGGTTTCCTCCGGCTTTCAGGGCATCGATGAGGTACAGCATCCGGTGATCGATGACGGGTTTGAAGCACTCCGCAATCAAATCACCCTCCACATTGGTTCCAAAATGGGTGTTGAAGAGGTTCCAGTATTCCTGGGCTGTCATGGCTCCTTCGGACATGGAGTGGAAGTCTACCCCGGAAAAATCACGAATATCCGACGGGGAAATTCCGGTTATCTGGGAAATCTGGGGTATAACATCCACCTCTTGGGCCAAAACGCCGCCCATATCAAAAATTACATTCACGGTGTACTCCTTATGCAGCTGGTGATCTCAGCCCTTTCGCGCGTTATAGACAGCCGATCCTCCCACAAAATACCGTGAAAGGGTGAAAAACAGAATGAACATCGGTATGCTGGCGATAACCGCCACAGCCATCATGGCTCCGTAGTCGGCGTGTTTTTCTGCGGCAAATTTAACAATGTACAGGGGGATGGTTTTCATGGACTCCGATTGAGCGATTAACAGGGGCCATAACAGGGTATCCCATTGGCTCCGGAAGGCTAATACCGCCAGAGTGGCTACGGCAGGACCGGTATTCGGGAGGATGATCTTCCGGAAAATCGCGAACTCACCCATACCATCCACCCTGGCTGCGTCGATAAATTCATCCGGAAAGGTGGTATAGTATTGGCGCATCATGAATACCCCGAAGGCATTCACCAGGAAGGGTAGAATCAATCCGGCATAGCTGTTCTGAAGTCCTAACCGGGTGGCAACCATGTACAGGGGGATCATGATGGTCTCAAAGGGAATCATCATGGTCGCCATAATCATCATGAAAACCAGGTTTTTGCCTTTATAATCAAATTTTGCCAGACTATACCCGGTCAGGGCTCCAAGGAGTACGGTGGTCACCGTTACCGTGGAACTTACGATCAGGGAATTGAGAATATTCCGGGGGAAGATGAAGCTGTCGTTGTTCCCCGCAATGGCACGGTAGAAGTTCTCCAGCTTCAGGCTCTGGGGAATCCAGGGATAGGGCATTTTCATGATGTCCCCCCCGGGCATGAGGGACGCGGTGATCATAAAGATCAACGGAAGGGTGGTAAATCCCAGGGCAAGAATCAGGATGATGCCGGTAATGCTGCGTACCCCCAGATGCTGGATCAGTCCCCCGGGTCTGAGGCGGGGTTGACGGTGTTTGTCTGATACAAGGTCTGCCGTATTTTGAAGTATTGATTTCATTAGTAGGTTACCTCATCAGTTTTTGAAGCCTTAAATTGGATGTAGGTCAGGGTGATCATAATCACCAGAAGAATGATACTCATAGCGCTGGCTCTTCCGATCCGGTGGTCCCGGATTCCGGTGTTATAAATATTGAGGGTGATCACGTTTATCGGGCTCTGGGGGGCTCCGGACTGGGTAAAGAGATACTGGGTACTGAAGGTTTTCAGGCACTGGAGCATCGACATTATAGACACCAGAACGATGG of the Spirochaeta lutea genome contains:
- a CDS encoding response regulator transcription factor, producing MTVLLVEDEPLLRQELEETFPWESAGCRIVASAGTLAQARWAVEEYQPDILVTDIQLPDGDGISLIEEVMPKAAIIITGHAQIVYAQKALRVGAADFILKPLDDNELRQALRRAVAKLSTWHSAPQVQMDGKPGRGGQAANSHQSPLVQAALSFLHRQYRRNIGLFEAAQDVGVSEGHLASLFKAETGMTFVQALTQFRMEQACIYLRDPRFHVSEVAQLCGFNDPAYFTRVFKRHYGRTPREFRDHPG
- a CDS encoding carbohydrate ABC transporter permease, which produces MKSILQNTADLVSDKHRQPRLRPGGLIQHLGVRSITGIILILALGFTTLPLIFMITASLMPGGDIMKMPYPWIPQSLKLENFYRAIAGNNDSFIFPRNILNSLIVSSTVTVTTVLLGALTGYSLAKFDYKGKNLVFMMIMATMMIPFETIMIPLYMVATRLGLQNSYAGLILPFLVNAFGVFMMRQYYTTFPDEFIDAARVDGMGEFAIFRKIILPNTGPAVATLAVLAFRSQWDTLLWPLLIAQSESMKTIPLYIVKFAAEKHADYGAMMAVAVIASIPMFILFFTLSRYFVGGSAVYNARKG
- a CDS encoding HAD family hydrolase — protein: MNVIFDMGGVLAQEVDVIPQISQITGISPSDIRDFSGVDFHSMSEGAMTAQEYWNLFNTHFGTNVEGDLIAECFKPVIDHRMLYLIDALKAGGNRVVCGTNTLESHYRIHRNRGDYDSFHQVYASHLIGITKPDPRFYTHILDTEGWKPQDCLFVDDRRENTETAQALGIQTWTYVSTELGFQEFVSWICGIAGARLPEAFCPH